Genomic DNA from Aerosakkonema funiforme FACHB-1375:
CACTCCCCCACTCCCCCGCTCCCCCCAGTCCCCAGTACCTATGATTCCGGAGGAACAGTCTAGTGCATTGTAAAGAAACAATTAGCTTGAGGTCGTCAATCAATAAGACGGCTTGCTCAGTCTCACCCATGAACACCCGCGAAAAGATTCTTAGAGCTATAGTAGATAATCCCGGACTGACCACACGCGAAATAATGGCGATCGCCCAACTGTCGCGTACAAACACGCGGGAGCATTTGCAAAAATTGGAAAGCATGGGCTCGATCTATTCCGAAACGGATGCAAAAAATCCCAACAAGCATCGTTACTATCCGATCGGCGAATCACCCAATAGCGAAACCGAATAGTAAGATGCTCTGGGCCAGTTGGATTAGAGTGGCCCCTAAAGGAGCCAAAAATACAAGGAACAAAACCCAAGGGCGGGTTTGCGCCCCTGCGATCGTCGCGGGTGACGGGGTAATACAAACCTCCAAAAGTCAAAATGCGCCCGATGAAAGTAATCGCTCCGCCTACAGTACCTGCAACCGCCTGAGTCAGGGTGTCGCGGTTGCGGATGTGGGTAAGTTCGTGAGCTAAAACTCCTTCTAGTTCTTCTTTCGAGAGCAGTTGAAGAATGCCTTGAGTAACTGCCACCGTAGCATTTTCAGGGTCTCTACCTGTGGCAAAGGCATTGGGGGATTTGGTTGGTACAATGAATAACTTCGGCATGGGAATCCCAGCCTTGTTGCTTAAGGAAGCTACTGTATCCTATAGTTCTGGAGCTTGTTGAAGATCGAGCGGTTGAGTGCGATAGGCCATTAATGCTGCGCGATCGGAGTAATACCAGGAGCCAAAACTCGTCAGTGCGGCTAAGCCGAGACCCATATATAGCCCCTGTTCGTTCCCGACCAGGTAGTATCCACCCAGAACCAGCAGACCGCTGAGCAGTCCCAGCAAAGCTGCCGTTTTGATTTGATTTCCTAGCATAGGTGTTGAAAATTTTATTCGTGTTGTTTATTAAAGTCTCAAATTTCGCGGGTTTCCCGTCTCTATCCGGTGAAATAAAGTAGGCTCTAACTACTGGCATATCCAAGATAAAAAAACGATAATCTTAACTTTAAAATAAAATAAAATCACTTATATATGGAGCGTGTATTTAGTATAATGAATCTATGCAAAACAGATGTAAATTATCAATTTTGCTAAACTTACAAGCATAGGAGATTGAAAATGCCACAATATTCTCTAGCTGAAGATCCATCAATAATACTGGACATTCCTGGCAAGAACGATACCAAGAAAAGTCGTGAGGCAGCCATAGAAAAATTGCTAGAAATGATGGATGCAGGAGAAGTTGATATCGACTTAAAAGATGGATTTGGCCCAGATGAGTTAATTCTGATTAAAACACCTGTCAAGCAAGGCGCTTCCCATCCACAAGAGAAAACAGAAGAAACTGACACGATCGCACAAGCAGTACAAGTTCTGACGCAATTCGCTACGCTCCGCCAAAAAGTAGAAGAATTACGTCCAGCGGCACAAGAAGCCCGCACCCAAATTGACCTTTTATTTGAAGGTAATGTCAGCGTCGAACAAATACAACAAATCAAAGAAGGACTTAAATCTTTAAAAGGTTTTGCCCAAAACAATATCCAACTTCGAGAAGCTTTACCTGAAGCGGAAGAAGCGCGTAAAACTTTGGATGAGGCAATGGCTACAGCAGCAATAGAAAAGGCAGCGATAGAAAAAGCAGCGATAAAAAAAGCGACAGAAGCTAATCGGTGATTGCTGACTGGTAACTGGGGAATATAAAATTTTATATTCCCCATAAGCCTCTCCCTGACATACTGTATAATTTATATATAAACCAAAGATACTTTATAAAGTAGGCATTACCCAACATTGCTGCTGTTCAAACGTTACAAGCATTTCTTTGGGTACTGCCTACTCTACGTTTAATTCTGTTGACCTACTTACTATATCAGCTTAATACGCCCTTTCATAAGCGCACGATGCAGACGGTTAACTACCCGATGTTCTTCTTCGTTTAGTTGATTTTCTAAAAAGGCTTTTCTTAACACATCTTGGTCTGCTGCTGTAATCTGATGAGAATTAGCAATTCTCGCCAATATTTCGTACAGTTCGGACGGTACAAAAGAAGATGTTTTAGGGATAGAGTTCTCCATATCTAAACCTTGTTTTTCAAACTGCTGTTATCCTACTAGAAGTTATTTCATGGACAAGGGAAATATTTTTATCTGTTAAAAAACAGATTTATGGCGATGCTGTTGTTGTCTTTTTTAGCTAAATAATCAGGGCTTATGCAGATTTAACCCGATCGTTTGCGAGTATATTTGCTTAGCCCTCCATTTTTTCCAGTTATTAAGGCTTGACTTCAGCCTTAATAACTTAACAATAGTTATGGAAGAGTCTCTGCGACTCTATCAAGCGTAGTAACTGCGTATTACTTCCAAAGGACGATGGTAGCTATGCCAAAATCTAGAGGGAAGCAATTCGAGAACAAAGCCGAGTGCAGGGCGGCTTTACACCGCTTGCTACAAGGAATTCTTCTCCCATGCTTAGCATCGATTTAGGCCCTATTGTTCCCTGTGTTTCCACAAGCTCACAAAGTAAGGGTTTATTCAATACTTGTGAGTGCTGCTTACAGAATAGCATTTTTAAAACAAAATCTAAAAAAAAGATATTACTTTAACTTCAGCACAGCTTCTTAGGTAAATTTGCAGTATTTTTTAGCTTGGGTGTGTAAGAAATAACTCTTAAAAAAAGTATTGCGTAAGTATATAAGCGATCGCCATATATGATGGATATCCAATAATTAGCATAATTTTGTCCTAAAGTGTGTCGATCTAGTATAAATAGCCTAAAAAGAGCATTTTCATCTGTATTTAAAGCACAATCTTCACCTTCTATACGTTGCTGGGAAATACTTCCTTATTTCAGTAGTATAATTATTTTCGGGCTATCTGCTATACCGCTTGCCAAAGTCAGTAGGAACGTTAACCCTGCTTTTCTCTGGGGTTATCTATGACCAAGCACCACAATATCCTGCGCTGCTGTGCCGGAATGAGTTACTGGCAGCAAGCTGTTGAGGACGTGAAAGCAATCGCAAACGCAAAGTCAGAAAAGTGAAGAGGAAGGTTACTGATTTTAATGGCCAGTCACATTTCGCTAGTTGTTGAACTGTCTTCGTGGAACAACGTTATTCGCGCTCACCCCTACAATGCAAAGGCTTACATTCGGCGAGGGATGGCCAATTTTAAACTGGCTGAGATCGATCGGTCCATCCAAGATTTTGATACAGCAGAAAAGCTCGATCCCAGTGTCGCGCCATACTTGTGGCAACGGGGCTTATCTTTTTACTATGCAGAAAGATTTGTGGAGGGTGCCAAGCAGTTTGAGTTAGACTTGACCGTGAATTCCCAAGATGTAGAAGAGACTGTGTGGCGATATCTCTGCATCGCTCGATTGGAAGGTGCGATCGCTGCCCGAAATTCCCTACTTGTCGTCAAAAACGATCCGCGACAGGTGATGAATTGGATTTACGAACTGTACGCGGGAAATCGCACGCCAGATGATGTCCTTGCCGCAGGCGAGAAAGAAGGCAACTCAGCCAGATTTTACAGCCATCTTTACGTCGGATTGTACTATGAATCGGAGACAGAACAGGAGAAAGCGCAAAAATTCATTACGAAAGCAGCTCAAGAATACCAATTGGATGACTATATGTGGTATCTGGCGAATGTACACCAACAATTGCGAGGTTGGAGTTAAAGAAATGGATCTCAAAATTTCTGATTTTCAGATTATTTTTAGGAGTTATGGCATCCCAAGGCAGGAAGTGGATGATAATTAACAGGGTATTGGAGGCTCTAGCAAGGAAAGTACTGGCCATTTTTGTGCTATTAAAACCTGCTGCCGAGTCACCAGACTACAAAGCATGGAGACAGCGATTTTTGTTGGAACGTGTGCGCCTGAGTTTGTGGGTGGCGCTGATTTGCCTGTTCACATTTACAATCCGCGACCTGTATAATGTCGCGTTTCCGCTCAAGGAATTGCAAAATATTCCGCAAGAGTTAAAAGATTTTTGGATTGTCTTGGATATAGCAGTTACACTGCTGTTACTTAGCTGTCTGGTCTTGCACAGAACTCAGTTGGCTCGTCGTTATCCGGCGGCACTTTTTCTGGGACTATCTTGGTCGATCGCGCTAGTACCGCAACTTTTGGCAACAACGCTAAAAGGTTCGCCGTTTCCAGATTTAATGGCCTGGACTATGTTGTTCCTCGTGCAAGCAACCCTGATTCCCGTTGACTGGCGACTGCATTTGCTGTCGCAATTGGGGGTATTTATTTATTATGTGGGCGTAAATTTAGCACTGGGGTTGACAACATTTCTGGGGCGGCCTATTTACAATGTGACATTTTTTTTATACTTCTTTTGGTTTTGTTTTGTTTGCGATTTAGCAGTTTATCTGTACGAACGACTGCAACGGGCAGAGTTTGAATCTCGCCGAGAATTGAGAGCTTTTTTGCACGCGGTTTCTCACGATTTACGGAATCCCGTTACGGGAACTGCAATGGTGCTGCAAAGTTTGTTGAATCAGCCGGAGGAAAAAATAACTGTCAGTAGATCTATCTTGGAACGGATGCTTCAGGGCAGCGATCGTCAACTCAATTTAATCAATTCTTTGTTAGAAGCTCACAATAGCGAAGTACAAGGTATAGTTTTACATTGCCAACCGCTTCATCTCAGCACTTTAGTGCAAGCAGTTTACTCAGATTTAGAACCTATCTTAACAAAAAACCAGGTTATTTTTAGGAATTCGATCGCTGATGATTTACCCTTAGTCAGCGCCGATTCAACTCAGCTATGGCGTGTATTTAGCAATATCATTACTAATGCTGTGAACCACAATCCCCCAGAAATTACTATTACTCTAGACGCTACTATTGAAGGCAAAATGATTCGCTGTAGCATAGCAGATAACGGGGTGGGGATGACTCCAGAACAATGCCGACGAGCGTTTGAATTGTATGCGCGGGGCGATCGCACTCGCTACGTACATGGCCTTGGTTTGGGACTATACCTCTCGAAGCAAATCGTTACCGCTCACGGCGGACAAATTGAGGCTAATAGTAACCCTGGAATGGGAACGACATTTTGGTTTACTTTACCAATTTTGGCAAAAAAGTGAAAGTGCAAGCGATCGCTCAAATTGCGTAATCCCTGACTAATTAGCTAAAGGAGTCAATACCAAACTACCCGATTCAATAAATCCGATGGCGTTGCGCTTACCAAAACGCCAATGTTGCTGATATTTATTCAGGAAACTTTGACCTATAACACCATCTACTCCCAGCAAATTAAAAATATTGCTGTTCACGATTGCACCATCGATATTATTAACTTCATATTGCCCCAAAGTCACACTGTCTAACTTGATTTTTTTCGCTTTTTGAGCGCCGCAAAAGCCGAATACTTCTGTTTCTTGTGCATTTATACTCTTGAGAGAAAGTCGCTCAGTCAGATTTGTGGAGAGGACGATCGCATCAGCGCCTGTATCCAACATAAAAGTAAATGGCCCTCGACCGTTAACGCGAACTTGAGCGGTTATGTTGCCTAATTTTCCCGCCAAAGGAATCGCTCCTTCCACAGGTAGGGAAGGACGTAAAAATTGAATTTGTAGCGTTTTAGGATTCAGGACAACATCAAAGTTGCTGAGAAAATCCAAACCTAAAACCCCAGACAAATTACCTGGAATAGAAGTTGAGGGCAATCCCATACCATTAAGCCCTTCCACGGTTGCTGCATCCACACTTATAATAGGTAAAGGATGCAAATTTGCTTTTACTTCATCGCATTTGTCACCCACAGCAATATATTTTAAAAGGTCGCTGGGAATAGGCGTACTTGGCAAAGCTAACTGTTGTGCAGTTTCAGTATTAATGATAGAAGAAGAAGCGCCTGTATCCAATAAAAAAGTTTTGGTTTGTCCGCCAATTTGCACGGGAAGCGTGAAAACTTGGCTATTGGGGAGAGTTTTGAGTTGGACATTAGCTTGTCCGCTACTGACGGGTTCGGGCAAACTTACACCAGTAGCTTCGACTAAAGTAGTGAGGCGATCGCTCGCATCTTGACGAACGCTACCATCAGGTGCTAAAATGACAACTTGAAAGACACATTGCGTAGACGCTGCTTGCAATAATTCCACTGAAGTTTGGCGTGGATTGGGAAATTTAGCCGCTACACATAGGGCTACTTGTTGCAGCAGCGCTTCACCAAGGTTCTTCGGCGGTTCGGTTATATCTTGTTTATTCTGATTGGGTAATTTCAGAGGAGAAATTACAATATTTTTAGTTTCTTGACTAACAGCGGGTTTGACAAGATTCGGCAAAACACCGCTAAATAAAATAGTAGCAATAAAAATCAAACCCAACACAAAGTTTTTGCAACCGCGTCGGTTTTGTTTTTTCTGGAGTAAATGCAGCAATTTGACTCTGACTTTCATCAAAATTTACCATATATAGATAATTGGTGGGCAATGCCCACCCTACTCAGGATCGTACAACCATATTCTAAACTACTTGTTTGGTCTGAAACTGTTGTAACTCAGATGGAACTACCGCGCCATACTCAGTAATAATGGCGGCAATTAACTCCGCAGGCGTCACATCAAAAGCGGGATTATAAAATTCTACTCCCTCTGCTGTTAGCCTGGTATTTCCTACTTGGTAAATTTCTACGGGGTCGCGTTCTTCAATCGGAATTTGACTCCCATCGCCAATCGAAAAATCGATTGTAGAAAGAGGTGCAGCCACAAAGAAAGGAACCTTGTGTGCTTTTGCCACAAGTGCTAAACTATAAGTACCTATTTTATTAGCAGTATCCCCATTAGCAGCAATTCGATCGGCACCAACAACTACCGCATGAATCAAACCGCGCTGCATACAATGCGCCGCCATATTATCCGTAATTAAAGTCACCGGAATACCTTCTTGCACGCATTCCCAAGCTGTTAGTTTCGCACCTTGTAAACGAGGACGAGTTTCATCGGCATAAACTCTTGCCAAACGTCCCGCCGTCCAAGCAGAACGCACCACACCCAAAGCCGTACCGTAGCCAGCAGTTGCCAAAGCACCGGCATTGCAATGAGTGAGAAGCGTTAATTTTTCCGGATTTTTCGGTAAAACTTCTAAACCTTTATCGCCTATCGCCTGACAAGTTTGGATATCTTCCGCGTTGATAGTTTTCGCCGTTTCTAACAAAACAGTTTTCAGATATTCTACAGGGCCTAAAGTTTTACGAGCAGTATTTAACATTCGTTGAATTGCCCAAAACAAAT
This window encodes:
- a CDS encoding winged helix-turn-helix transcriptional regulator — encoded protein: MNTREKILRAIVDNPGLTTREIMAIAQLSRTNTREHLQKLESMGSIYSETDAKNPNKHRYYPIGESPNSETE
- a CDS encoding tetratricopeptide repeat protein, yielding MASHISLVVELSSWNNVIRAHPYNAKAYIRRGMANFKLAEIDRSIQDFDTAEKLDPSVAPYLWQRGLSFYYAERFVEGAKQFELDLTVNSQDVEETVWRYLCIARLEGAIAARNSLLVVKNDPRQVMNWIYELYAGNRTPDDVLAAGEKEGNSARFYSHLYVGLYYESETEQEKAQKFITKAAQEYQLDDYMWYLANVHQQLRGWS
- a CDS encoding sensor histidine kinase, with the translated sequence MIINRVLEALARKVLAIFVLLKPAAESPDYKAWRQRFLLERVRLSLWVALICLFTFTIRDLYNVAFPLKELQNIPQELKDFWIVLDIAVTLLLLSCLVLHRTQLARRYPAALFLGLSWSIALVPQLLATTLKGSPFPDLMAWTMLFLVQATLIPVDWRLHLLSQLGVFIYYVGVNLALGLTTFLGRPIYNVTFFLYFFWFCFVCDLAVYLYERLQRAEFESRRELRAFLHAVSHDLRNPVTGTAMVLQSLLNQPEEKITVSRSILERMLQGSDRQLNLINSLLEAHNSEVQGIVLHCQPLHLSTLVQAVYSDLEPILTKNQVIFRNSIADDLPLVSADSTQLWRVFSNIITNAVNHNPPEITITLDATIEGKMIRCSIADNGVGMTPEQCRRAFELYARGDRTRYVHGLGLGLYLSKQIVTAHGGQIEANSNPGMGTTFWFTLPILAKK
- a CDS encoding retropepsin-like aspartic protease, encoding MKVRVKLLHLLQKKQNRRGCKNFVLGLIFIATILFSGVLPNLVKPAVSQETKNIVISPLKLPNQNKQDITEPPKNLGEALLQQVALCVAAKFPNPRQTSVELLQAASTQCVFQVVILAPDGSVRQDASDRLTTLVEATGVSLPEPVSSGQANVQLKTLPNSQVFTLPVQIGGQTKTFLLDTGASSSIINTETAQQLALPSTPIPSDLLKYIAVGDKCDEVKANLHPLPIISVDAATVEGLNGMGLPSTSIPGNLSGVLGLDFLSNFDVVLNPKTLQIQFLRPSLPVEGAIPLAGKLGNITAQVRVNGRGPFTFMLDTGADAIVLSTNLTERLSLKSINAQETEVFGFCGAQKAKKIKLDSVTLGQYEVNNIDGAIVNSNIFNLLGVDGVIGQSFLNKYQQHWRFGKRNAIGFIESGSLVLTPLAN
- the mtnA gene encoding S-methyl-5-thioribose-1-phosphate isomerase, which gives rise to MTSTTSQVYPVIWQDDRVLLIEQNRLPNEYTFVEIKCCDDMAHAIKTMIVRGAPAIGVAAAYGMYLGARDIQTESRDEFLNELEKIGKTLGQTRPTAVNLFWAIQRMLNTARKTLGPVEYLKTVLLETAKTINAEDIQTCQAIGDKGLEVLPKNPEKLTLLTHCNAGALATAGYGTALGVVRSAWTAGRLARVYADETRPRLQGAKLTAWECVQEGIPVTLITDNMAAHCMQRGLIHAVVVGADRIAANGDTANKIGTYSLALVAKAHKVPFFVAAPLSTIDFSIGDGSQIPIEERDPVEIYQVGNTRLTAEGVEFYNPAFDVTPAELIAAIITEYGAVVPSELQQFQTKQVV